In Deltaproteobacteria bacterium HGW-Deltaproteobacteria-18, the genomic window CCCTGAGCCTGGCTTGGCTCGCCAGACGCGACGATGACCGCCTCATCACAAATGCGGTCAGGCTCATCGGCGCAATCTGGCAGGAGGAAGCCTAACCCCTCTTGGAGCGCACCATGCGCGGGTGGGTCATCTTCATCGGATCCAAGGCGTCCTCGAGTTCGTCCTTGGACATAAGGCCCTTTTCCAGCACGAGGTCATACACCGCTTTCCCGCTGGTCGCGGCCTCCTTGGCGATTGAGGCCGCCTCATCGTAGCCAAGATAGGGCACCAGGACCGTCACGATCCCGGCCGAAGCGCGGACCAACTGAGCGCATCGCTCCCGATTGGCGGTGATCCCGACAATGCAGCGGTCCTTCAGGATCCGCATGGCCCGCAAAAGCATGTCCATGGTTTGGAACAGGTTGAAAGCAATTATGGGCTCGAAGACATTGAGTTCGAGTTGTCCATGTTCTGCGGCAATGGTCACGGTCAGGTCGTTGCCGATGGCCTGGAAGCAGACCTGGTTGACCATTTCCGGGATGACCGGATTGACCTTGCCGGGCATGATGGACGAACCCGGCTGACGAGGCGGCAGGTTGATCTCGCCGAGCCCTGCGTAAGGCCCGGAGGAAAGCAGGCGAAGATCGTTGCATATCTTTGAAAGTTTCACTGCCACCCGCTTGAAGACGCCCGACAGCTGCACAAATGCCCCCGTGTCCGACGTAGCCTCCACCAGATTGGGCGACTTCGTCAGGGGCAGACCCGTGATGTGGGCCAGCTTCTCGCATACGAAGGCCGCGTAGGCCGGAACGGTGTTGATGCCCGTACCGATGGCCGTCGCGCCCATGTTGATCTCCATGAGGAGCTTGCGGCACTCCTGAACGCGATCGATGTCCTCGCCCACGGTCACGGCCCAGGCCGTGAACTCCTGCCCAAGAGTCATGGGCACGGCGTCCTGCAGCTGGGTTCGGCCCATTTTGAGCACGTCAGCGAACTCCTCGCCCTTGCAGGTCAGGGCATCGACCAAATCCTTCATTGCGCTCACCAGCTCCCGGATCTTCCAAATGGCCGTGATCCGAAGAGACGTGGGGTATACGTCGTTGGTGGACTGGGACAGATTGACGTGGTTGTTGGGATGACAGAACCCGTATTCACCCTTGGCGCGTCCCATCAGCTCCAGCGCCCGGTTGGCGACAACCTCGTTCATGTTCATGTTGACCGAAGTTCCGGCCCCGCCCTGGATGACGTCGACCACAAAATGATCGTTCAGCTTCCCTTCGCGCACTTCCCGGCAGGCGCCCAGGATGGCATCAGCAATGTCCGCATCGAGCAGGCCGAGCTCCAGATTGGCCAGGGCCGCAGCCTGTTTGATGCACGCCAGAGCCTCAATGTGCAACGGATAGTGGGAGATGGGAATTCCCGTAACCTGAAAATTCTCCATGGCACGCACGGTCTGCACACCATAATAGGCATTCACCGGAACTTTGCGTTCTCCAAGAGAGTCTTTCTCGACTCGATGGTTCATAATATCCTCTTTACTCGTGATTCTATTGAGGCCTAGAAGACCTACGTACTCAATTAATCGGAGACAGCCCAATGAGAAAGCACTTTTTTTTTCTTGCCCTGCTTTTATTTCTCGCCAATCCGGTCCAGTCCGCAGACATGCGTTGCCAGGGCGACCTCATGACGCCCGGGACCATCATCACCAAGGTACGCCAAAAATGCGGCGATCCTCGGTGGGAAGACCGCATCGGTGAGGTCACAAGGACAAGCCGCAGCGGCGGAGAACGTCTGCTTTACATCACACAGCTGACCTATGAGGCAGGCGGAGGCTATTTCGTCCTGACATTTGAAGGCGGCGAACTCAAGGAAACGGAATTCTTTCAAAAATGAACGCAATAATGCAGGGGCACAACACAATGCAGATACAAATCGTCTACTGCGCCCTATGACTGGGCTATGAAAAACGCGCCGCAAGTCTTGCGGACAGATTGCGCGCCGATGCAGGAGCCACCGTATCCCTCACGCGCGGGAGCAGAGGCGACTTCGAAGTCCTGCTCGGCGACACGCTTATATATTCCAAACAGCAAACACGACGTATCCCAAACCCCGATCAGGTTCTGGACCTTTTGCGGCAAACCTGACCTGCAATTATTTTTGTGTCGAATACTCCTTGCTGGACAAATATCGCTTTCAAGATTTTCACCCTTGTCGTATGGTGCGCCATAATCCCGCATTCCTTTTCCGGGAATCCCGGGAAGGCAGTCCGGACCGATTTCACGTAATGCACGCACCAACAAGGGGATGCCATGAACCACCTGATCATTTTCTGCCACCCCAGTGCCACAAGCTTCAACCGCGCCATTGCCGATTCGGTGCAGGCTGTTTCCGAAGCGCTGGGGCACGATACATGTTGCCGGGATTTATACGGATTAGCATTCAATCCAGTGTTGTCCAAAATGGATGTGGACAACCCGGCGGCGATGGCCCCACCGGACGTCAGACAGGAACAGGAATTCATCGAATGGGCCGACTTGCTCACCTTTGTCTACCCGATATGGTGGACCGGAATGCCGGCCATGCTCAAAGGTTATGTCGACCGGGTCTTTTGCCAGGGGTTTGCCTATTGCCCGCAAGGGGACACCGTGAAAGGACTTTTGAACGGAAAAAAGGTCCTCATTTTCAACACGACAGGGCTGCCCAGCCCGTTCTACACGTCCCAGGGAATGCACGAAGCCATGTCTCTGACCACGGACACTGGCATCTTCGAGCTTTGCGGGATGGAAGTCCTGCACCATGCTTTCTTCGGCAGCCTGGAAGTGGTCAGCGATGAAGTACGCAAATCTTATCTTGGCGAAGCTGTTTCAATAACATCCAGATATTTATAGAAAAAAAACCGGAGACCGCCCATGGATTTTCTGTTCGAGCGCTTGACCTACATGTTCGACCCCCTGCACCATTTCTGGGAGCATGAGCGCATGCACCGACGTTTTGCACTGGGATTGATCGTCGTATTCCTGGGCGCGCTCGTCAGCATAGAACTGAACCGGCAGGGCCTGCTCCCTGCCTCCTTGGCCGCGCACACGCCCACCAACCATTTCCACGCGGTGAACCTGGCGTTCACATTGGTACTGATCCTTGAAGTCATCAGCCTCATCTTCACCCTGCCTTGCTCCTTTTCCAAATCCGTGGGCAAACAGTTCGAGATTCTGTCGCTCATTCTGCTGCGCGACGCCTTCAAGGAATTGTCCTACTTTGCAGAGCCCATCACCGTCGGCACGGAACTGACTCCCGTCTTCCACATTCTTGGCTATGGATTCGGCGCATTGGCCATTTTCGCCCTGCTTGGCGTCTATTATCGCATCCAGCCTGGAAAAAAACAGGACATGGGCCTGCCCCACGACCTGTTTCGGTTCGTGGCCGCGAAAAAAGGCATCGCCCTTTTGATCCTCATCACCTTCTTCGTTCTGGGTCTTGGCAACC contains:
- the aspA gene encoding aspartate ammonia-lyase, with amino-acid sequence MNHRVEKDSLGERKVPVNAYYGVQTVRAMENFQVTGIPISHYPLHIEALACIKQAAALANLELGLLDADIADAILGACREVREGKLNDHFVVDVIQGGAGTSVNMNMNEVVANRALELMGRAKGEYGFCHPNNHVNLSQSTNDVYPTSLRITAIWKIRELVSAMKDLVDALTCKGEEFADVLKMGRTQLQDAVPMTLGQEFTAWAVTVGEDIDRVQECRKLLMEINMGATAIGTGINTVPAYAAFVCEKLAHITGLPLTKSPNLVEATSDTGAFVQLSGVFKRVAVKLSKICNDLRLLSSGPYAGLGEINLPPRQPGSSIMPGKVNPVIPEMVNQVCFQAIGNDLTVTIAAEHGQLELNVFEPIIAFNLFQTMDMLLRAMRILKDRCIVGITANRERCAQLVRASAGIVTVLVPYLGYDEAASIAKEAATSGKAVYDLVLEKGLMSKDELEDALDPMKMTHPRMVRSKRG
- a CDS encoding NAD(P)H dehydrogenase, with amino-acid sequence MNHLIIFCHPSATSFNRAIADSVQAVSEALGHDTCCRDLYGLAFNPVLSKMDVDNPAAMAPPDVRQEQEFIEWADLLTFVYPIWWTGMPAMLKGYVDRVFCQGFAYCPQGDTVKGLLNGKKVLIFNTTGLPSPFYTSQGMHEAMSLTTDTGIFELCGMEVLHHAFFGSLEVVSDEVRKSYLGEAVSITSRYL